A DNA window from Oscillatoria sp. FACHB-1406 contains the following coding sequences:
- a CDS encoding DUF6679 family protein has protein sequence MLHRKLYQLCADDREVCIFLRDQQRWIENARIIDLEGDLVTIRYETDEDEEICSWEEMVRLESIGAVTQKLASVPRGNAEIAISEDCPEAEQIRPRFPDTNIDS, from the coding sequence ATGCTACACCGCAAGCTCTATCAGCTTTGTGCAGACGATCGCGAAGTTTGCATTTTTTTGCGCGATCAACAACGCTGGATTGAGAACGCTCGCATTATCGATCTCGAAGGCGATCTAGTAACAATTCGTTACGAAACCGATGAAGACGAAGAAATTTGCTCCTGGGAGGAAATGGTTCGCTTAGAAAGTATTGGAGCGGTAACGCAAAAACTCGCCTCCGTTCCCCGAGGTAACGCAGAAATCGCGATCTCAGAAGATTGTCCCGAAGCCGAACAGATTCGGCCCCGCTTTCCCGATACCAACATCGACAGCTAA